The following proteins are co-located in the Pedobacter frigiditerrae genome:
- the folK gene encoding 2-amino-4-hydroxy-6-hydroxymethyldihydropteridine diphosphokinase — MQLEKQKTYLLLGSNLGDRESYLNNALKLIAEEVGEIKSKSSIYETAAWGKTDQPGFLNLAVEIETSLTPLALLKTVLKIEESLGRVREERWGARLIDIDIILYGSEIISITDELQIPHPEMENRKFVMEPLAEIAPDLIHPLLHKSVSEILTSLKDTLSVSKI, encoded by the coding sequence ATGCAATTAGAGAAACAAAAAACGTATTTGTTACTAGGAAGTAATTTAGGGGATAGAGAATCGTACCTAAATAACGCATTAAAGCTAATTGCAGAAGAGGTTGGAGAGATTAAATCAAAGTCTTCTATTTATGAAACAGCTGCATGGGGCAAAACGGACCAACCTGGGTTTTTGAATTTAGCAGTTGAGATAGAAACTAGTTTAACACCATTAGCGTTATTGAAAACTGTGCTGAAAATAGAAGAATCTTTAGGTAGAGTTAGGGAAGAAAGATGGGGCGCTAGATTAATAGACATTGATATTATTCTTTATGGGAGTGAAATCATTAGCATAACTGATGAACTTCAAATTCCTCATCCAGAAATGGAGAACCGAAAATTTGTGATGGAGCCACTAGCAGAAATAGCACCGGATTTAATTCATCCCTTACTGCATAAAAGTGTATCAGAAATATTAACAAGTTTAAAAGATACTTTATCGGTTTCAAAAATATAA
- the pssA gene encoding CDP-diacylglycerol--serine O-phosphatidyltransferase, with the protein MKKHIPNAITCANLFSGCIGVVFAFKGDLEVSAYFVLLSGIFDFFDGMVARLLNVKSAIGKELDSLADMVSFGFLPGVVMFQLLKLSDYSSEYLPYLGFVITVFSALRLAKFNIDERQTQDFIGLNTPMNTLFIVSLPFIAKDYPEIIGSSITLIAIIAITSYLLVSEIKIFSFKLGDTSWAKNKFKFVFLIASLILIGFLKFVAIPFILVLYISLSILHFRSEPKSTS; encoded by the coding sequence ATGAAAAAACACATTCCAAATGCCATAACCTGCGCAAATTTATTCTCTGGTTGCATAGGTGTAGTCTTTGCATTTAAAGGAGACTTAGAAGTCTCGGCCTATTTTGTTTTATTATCAGGAATTTTCGACTTTTTTGATGGAATGGTTGCTCGATTGTTAAATGTAAAATCGGCGATTGGAAAAGAACTTGATTCTTTAGCAGATATGGTAAGCTTTGGTTTTTTACCTGGAGTAGTAATGTTTCAGCTATTAAAACTGAGCGATTACAGTTCTGAATATTTGCCTTATTTAGGTTTTGTAATTACAGTTTTTTCTGCTTTGCGCTTAGCTAAATTTAATATAGATGAAAGGCAAACACAAGATTTTATTGGCTTAAATACACCAATGAATACACTATTCATTGTTTCATTGCCATTTATTGCTAAAGATTATCCTGAAATAATTGGTTCATCAATCACGTTAATCGCAATTATTGCAATTACAAGCTATCTGTTAGTTAGTGAAATTAAAATTTTCTCTTTCAAGCTAGGCGATACAAGCTGGGCAAAAAACAAATTCAAGTTTGTTTTTCTAATCGCATCTTTAATACTGATTGGCTTCTTAAAGTTTGTTGCAATTCCCTTCATACTAGTATTGTACATCAGTCTTTCAATACTACACTTTAGAAGCGAACCAAAATCAACTAGCTAA
- a CDS encoding Hpt domain-containing protein, whose amino-acid sequence MINQKKNEQPLDLSYLRDMSGDSAEFMIEMLDAFQKQTPIYMADLEKAIEAENWKATSECAHKMKPTFYYVGREDARDHMQEIERNARELKDIENIPTAFAEAKDFVEILYKQLDDARDELKKRL is encoded by the coding sequence ATGATCAACCAAAAGAAAAACGAACAACCTCTTGATTTATCGTACTTAAGAGACATGTCTGGTGATAGCGCAGAGTTTATGATTGAAATGTTAGATGCATTTCAAAAACAAACACCTATTTATATGGCAGATTTAGAGAAAGCCATAGAAGCCGAAAACTGGAAAGCTACATCTGAGTGTGCCCATAAAATGAAACCTACTTTTTATTATGTGGGTAGGGAAGATGCTCGCGATCACATGCAAGAAATTGAACGTAATGCTCGTGAATTAAAAGATATAGAAAACATCCCAACCGCTTTTGCTGAAGCTAAAGACTTTGTAGAAATTCTTTACAAACAATTAGATGATGCTAGAGACGAGCTTAAAAAGCGACTTTAG